One Lachnospiraceae bacterium C1.1 genomic region harbors:
- the rpsO gene encoding 30S ribosomal protein S15 yields MITKEKKAELVEKYGKSAGDTGSTEVQVAILTERIAELTEHLKINKHDHHSRRGLLKMVGKRRGLLAYLKNKDIDRYRQLIEKLGLRK; encoded by the coding sequence ATGATAACAAAAGAGAAAAAGGCAGAACTCGTTGAAAAGTATGGTAAGAGTGCAGGTGATACAGGATCTACAGAAGTACAGGTAGCTATCCTTACAGAGCGTATCGCAGAGCTCACAGAGCACCTTAAGATCAACAAGCATGATCATCACTCAAGACGTGGACTTCTCAAGATGGTTGGTAAGAGACGTGGTCTTCTTGCATACCTTAAAAATAAGGATATCGACCGTTATCGTCAGCTGATTGAAAAGTTAGGCCTCAGAAAGTAA
- a CDS encoding polyribonucleotide nucleotidyltransferase, translating into MAYKTYSMELAGKTLSIDIDRVGKQANGCAFMHYGDTTVLCTATASKQPREGIDFFPLSVEYEEKFYSVGKMPGGFNKREGKASENAVLTSRVIDRPMRPLFPKDYRNDVTLDAMVMAVDPECRPELVAMLGCALATTISDIPFDGPCAMTQMGMKDGEFIVNPSQKEWDEGDLKLTVASVGQKVIMIEAGANEISDEKMIEAIYKCHDVNLQIIEFFKTIQAEVGKPKHEYESCAIPEAMFEKMKEIVTPEEMEVATFSDDKQTREAAVAAAQEKIQEALADNEEWAPLVPEAVYQYQKKTVRKMILKDQKRPDGRGIKEIRPLAAEVDIIPRVHGSAMFTRGQTQICDVVTLAPLSEKQKVDGLDGNITEKRYIHHYNFPSYSVGETKVSRGPGRREIGHGALAERAMLPVLPSEEEFPYAIRAVSETFESNGSTSQASVCASCMALMAAGVPLKSQVAGISCGLVTGDTDDDYIVLTDIQGLEDFFGDMDFKVAGTHDGITAIQMDIKIHGLTRPIVEQAIRQCHEARLYIMDNVMTPAIAEPRPTVGEYAPKIILTKIDPEKIGEVVGQRGKTINEIISRTGVKIDIDDEGLVSVCGENKNMMDLALNYINTIVSEFEEGKIYEGNVVSIKEFGAFIEFAPGKEGMVHISKIADHRIAHVEDVLTLGDHVKVKCMGKDRMGRLSFSIKDAN; encoded by the coding sequence ATGGCATATAAAACTTATTCAATGGAGCTTGCAGGAAAAACTCTTTCAATTGATATTGACAGAGTTGGAAAACAGGCAAACGGCTGTGCATTTATGCACTATGGGGATACAACCGTTCTTTGTACTGCAACCGCTTCAAAACAGCCCCGTGAAGGCATAGATTTTTTCCCACTTTCAGTAGAATATGAAGAAAAGTTCTACTCTGTAGGAAAAATGCCCGGAGGTTTCAACAAGCGTGAAGGAAAGGCTTCTGAGAATGCAGTTCTTACAAGCCGTGTTATCGACAGACCTATGCGTCCTCTTTTCCCTAAGGACTATAGAAATGATGTAACTCTTGATGCAATGGTAATGGCAGTTGATCCTGAGTGCCGTCCTGAGCTTGTAGCTATGCTTGGATGTGCTCTTGCAACTACAATTTCCGATATACCTTTTGACGGTCCCTGCGCAATGACCCAGATGGGAATGAAGGACGGAGAATTTATCGTAAATCCTTCTCAGAAAGAATGGGACGAGGGTGACTTAAAGCTTACCGTAGCTTCAGTTGGACAGAAGGTTATCATGATCGAAGCCGGCGCTAATGAAATTTCTGATGAAAAGATGATCGAGGCAATTTATAAGTGCCATGATGTAAACCTTCAGATCATAGAATTTTTCAAGACTATTCAGGCAGAGGTTGGAAAGCCCAAGCATGAATATGAGAGCTGCGCTATACCTGAGGCAATGTTCGAGAAGATGAAGGAAATTGTTACTCCTGAAGAAATGGAAGTAGCAACTTTCTCAGATGACAAGCAGACAAGAGAAGCTGCTGTTGCTGCAGCACAGGAAAAGATCCAGGAAGCTCTTGCAGATAATGAAGAGTGGGCACCTCTTGTTCCCGAAGCAGTATATCAGTATCAGAAGAAGACCGTTCGTAAGATGATCCTGAAAGATCAGAAGAGACCTGATGGACGTGGAATCAAAGAGATCCGTCCTCTTGCAGCAGAGGTTGATATTATTCCAAGAGTTCATGGTTCTGCTATGTTCACACGTGGACAGACTCAGATCTGTGATGTAGTTACTCTTGCACCTCTTTCAGAGAAGCAGAAGGTTGACGGACTTGATGGAAATATCACAGAGAAGAGATATATCCATCATTATAATTTCCCTTCATACTCTGTTGGAGAGACAAAGGTATCAAGAGGTCCGGGACGTCGTGAGATCGGACACGGAGCTCTTGCAGAGAGAGCTATGCTCCCTGTACTTCCTTCAGAGGAAGAGTTCCCTTATGCAATCCGTGCTGTATCTGAGACTTTTGAATCAAATGGTTCAACCTCACAGGCTTCAGTATGTGCGTCATGTATGGCACTTATGGCAGCAGGTGTACCGCTTAAGAGCCAGGTTGCAGGTATTTCCTGTGGTCTTGTAACAGGCGATACAGATGATGATTATATCGTTCTTACAGATATTCAGGGTCTTGAAGATTTCTTCGGAGACATGGACTTCAAGGTAGCAGGTACACATGACGGTATCACAGCTATCCAGATGGATATCAAGATTCACGGACTTACACGTCCTATCGTTGAGCAGGCTATCAGACAGTGTCATGAAGCAAGACTGTACATTATGGATAACGTAATGACTCCTGCTATCGCTGAGCCAAGACCGACAGTTGGTGAATATGCACCTAAGATCATTCTTACAAAGATCGATCCTGAGAAGATCGGTGAAGTTGTAGGTCAGCGTGGAAAGACTATCAATGAGATCATTTCACGTACAGGTGTTAAGATAGACATCGATGATGAGGGTCTTGTATCCGTATGTGGTGAAAATAAAAATATGATGGATCTCGCTCTCAATTACATCAATACGATTGTAAGTGAGTTTGAAGAAGGCAAGATTTATGAGGGAAATGTTGTATCCATTAAGGAATTCGGCGCATTTATAGAGTTTGCACCGGGTAAAGAGGGAATGGTTCACATTTCAAAGATCGCTGATCACCGTATTGCACATGTTGAGGATGTACTTACACTTGGAGATCATGTTAAGGTTAAGTGCATGGGCAAGGACAGAATGGGAAGACTTTCATTCTCAATAAAGGATGCTAATTGA
- a CDS encoding UDP-N-acetylmuramoyl-L-alanyl-D-glutamate--2,6-diaminopimelate ligase: protein MKKLKDLIAEIDYSLIAGTIAEQEISELVYDSRKISKDCLFVCIEGANFDGHTAAKDAFEKGAAAVIVEKNIDSSESGDTAVIKVESTRYALAFTSAAWFGNPADEMKIIGITGTKGKTTTSFLTKAILEAAGHKVGLIGTIETIIGDEHIPAKNTTPESYILQETFRKMADEGCDSVVMEVSSQALMMHRSQGFIFDYGVFTNIEPDHIGPGEHKDFEDYLHCKGLLFKQCKVGIVNGDDPHVEELLKGHSCEVQTFGRGEKNDLRVSGEELVKIPGELGVKFKMHGIKEMEAEVGTPGEFSVYNALCAAAVCLNFGVSDDAIKNALKNARVKGRIESVKVSDKFSLLIDYAHNAMALESLLTSLRKYEPKRLVSVFGCGGNRSKLRRFEMGEVSGKYADFTIITSDNPRFEEPEAIMDDIETGIKKTDGKYIRISDRKEAIRYAIENGQEGDLIILAGKGHEDYQEIKGVKYPMDERVLIAEVLEELKK from the coding sequence ATGAAAAAGTTAAAAGATTTAATTGCTGAAATAGATTACAGTCTCATTGCAGGCACAATAGCTGAGCAGGAGATATCCGAGCTTGTATATGATTCCAGAAAAATCAGTAAAGACTGTCTCTTTGTCTGCATAGAGGGGGCAAATTTTGATGGACATACTGCTGCAAAAGATGCATTTGAAAAAGGCGCAGCTGCAGTCATTGTAGAGAAAAATATTGATAGCAGTGAGAGTGGAGATACCGCTGTAATAAAGGTTGAAAGTACAAGATATGCGCTTGCTTTTACATCAGCAGCATGGTTCGGCAATCCTGCAGATGAAATGAAGATTATCGGAATTACCGGAACAAAGGGCAAGACAACTACTTCATTCCTTACAAAGGCAATCTTAGAAGCTGCAGGACACAAGGTTGGACTCATCGGAACAATTGAAACTATAATCGGAGATGAGCATATTCCTGCAAAGAATACCACTCCTGAATCATATATCTTACAGGAGACTTTCAGGAAAATGGCTGACGAAGGATGCGACAGCGTTGTAATGGAAGTATCAAGCCAGGCTCTTATGATGCACAGAAGCCAGGGATTTATATTTGATTATGGCGTATTTACAAATATTGAGCCTGATCATATAGGTCCGGGAGAACATAAGGATTTCGAAGATTATCTTCATTGTAAGGGACTTCTGTTTAAGCAGTGCAAAGTTGGAATTGTAAACGGAGATGATCCGCATGTCGAGGAGCTTCTTAAAGGACACAGCTGCGAAGTTCAGACCTTTGGACGTGGGGAAAAGAATGACTTAAGAGTATCCGGAGAAGAACTTGTAAAGATTCCTGGTGAACTTGGTGTCAAATTTAAGATGCATGGAATTAAGGAGATGGAAGCAGAAGTTGGAACTCCGGGTGAGTTCAGTGTCTATAATGCTCTTTGTGCCGCTGCTGTATGTCTTAATTTTGGCGTTTCTGACGACGCTATAAAAAATGCACTTAAAAATGCAAGGGTTAAAGGCAGAATTGAATCAGTAAAGGTTTCTGACAAATTCTCCCTTCTTATAGATTATGCTCACAACGCAATGGCACTTGAAAGCCTGCTTACGTCACTGCGTAAGTATGAGCCGAAGCGCCTTGTTTCTGTTTTTGGATGCGGAGGAAACAGATCAAAGCTCAGGCGTTTTGAAATGGGTGAGGTTTCCGGAAAATATGCTGATTTTACCATTATCACATCGGATAATCCGAGATTTGAAGAGCCTGAAGCGATCATGGATGACATTGAGACAGGTATAAAAAAGACCGATGGAAAATATATAAGGATCAGCGACCGTAAAGAAGCGATCAGATACGCTATTGAAAATGGTCAGGAGGGTGATCTTATTATACTTGCCGGAAAGGGACATGAAGATTACCAGGAAATAAAAGGTGTAAAATATCCGATGGATGAGAGGGTATTGATAGCTGAAGTATTAGAAGAATTAAAAAAATAA
- a CDS encoding ISLre2 family transposase has product MENIIRYFMYDCIKNLFNTKLNLYKDTTDLAYFVLNVQEEVQELGRRFIQDTLQEMNQLIKDMPERKNNWYVEHKGDSKKILTSLGEVIVNKTLYTSKFETDENGKYLECYLLDKVLGLSPNQAMTEDVTAKIYKEAALTSYQKAGEEATAREGVTKAAVKNILHSTRFPKNFQIPEQKRIVEYLYIDADEDHYHLQFQSSRGDLKYNSVGRKLNGAINKIIYVFEGIEPVSPKSKRNHLINTHYFCRGSEEDNKQLWKEVFDYIENKYDTSAIKKIYVNSDGGTWIKSGYRGLADVTFVLDEFHISKYVSKLIQHTKDSEDDARSEVMAAIRDGKKSDFFEVVEKLKNCTTSEAVVQRIDSAASYISSNWTAAKYRLKKSEGVVACSAEGHVCHVLSKRMSTLPMGWCRLGGSKMARLREYYYNGGDMLELARFQRKEIPMAAGAEEVVLSARAMLNSERTDRSKSLIEYGKYAESIRSSISVQSSKRLSFQLNGKLKF; this is encoded by the coding sequence ATGGAAAACATTATACGCTATTTTATGTATGACTGCATCAAAAATCTTTTCAACACCAAACTCAATCTTTACAAAGATACAACTGACCTGGCATACTTTGTATTAAACGTGCAGGAAGAAGTCCAGGAGCTTGGAAGACGGTTCATACAGGATACTCTGCAGGAAATGAACCAGCTGATTAAGGATATGCCTGAGCGCAAAAACAACTGGTATGTTGAGCATAAAGGAGATTCCAAAAAGATCCTTACGTCATTAGGAGAGGTCATTGTAAACAAGACCCTTTATACATCAAAATTTGAAACAGATGAAAACGGGAAATATCTGGAATGCTATCTTTTGGATAAGGTTCTCGGGCTGAGTCCAAATCAAGCCATGACAGAAGATGTCACAGCAAAAATATACAAAGAAGCAGCGCTCACCTCGTATCAAAAAGCAGGTGAGGAAGCAACTGCCAGAGAAGGTGTTACAAAAGCTGCAGTAAAAAATATACTGCACAGTACACGCTTTCCGAAAAACTTCCAGATACCGGAGCAAAAGCGTATAGTAGAATACCTCTATATTGATGCAGACGAAGACCATTATCATCTTCAGTTCCAGTCCAGTCGGGGAGACCTGAAATATAATTCTGTTGGAAGAAAACTGAACGGTGCAATCAATAAGATCATATATGTATTTGAGGGTATAGAGCCTGTTAGTCCTAAAAGCAAACGGAATCATTTAATAAATACCCACTATTTCTGTCGTGGCAGTGAAGAGGATAATAAGCAGCTCTGGAAAGAGGTATTTGATTACATAGAAAACAAGTATGATACAAGTGCAATAAAGAAAATATATGTCAACTCTGATGGAGGAACATGGATCAAGTCAGGTTACAGAGGGCTTGCGGATGTTACATTTGTTCTTGATGAATTCCATATATCAAAGTACGTTAGCAAACTTATTCAGCATACAAAAGATTCTGAAGATGATGCAAGATCAGAAGTAATGGCAGCCATACGGGATGGAAAAAAATCTGATTTCTTTGAGGTAGTAGAAAAGCTTAAAAACTGTACCACTTCGGAAGCAGTAGTTCAGAGGATTGATTCTGCAGCGTCATATATTTCTTCAAACTGGACTGCGGCAAAGTACCGGTTAAAAAAATCAGAAGGAGTTGTAGCCTGCAGTGCAGAGGGACATGTCTGCCATGTACTGTCCAAGAGGATGAGTACGTTGCCGATGGGATGGTGCAGGTTAGGCGGATCCAAGATGGCTCGCTTGCGTGAGTATTATTATAATGGTGGAGATATGCTGGAACTGGCAAGGTTTCAGAGGAAAGAAATCCCCATGGCTGCAGGAGCCGAAGAAGTAGTTCTTAGTGCACGGGCAATGCTAAATTCAGAGCGAACTGACAGGAGTAAATCACTGATCGAATATGGCAAATATGCTGAAAGTATCCGCTCAAGTATATCAGTACAAAGCAGTAAAAGACTAAGTTTCCAACTTAATGGCAAATTGAAATTTTGA
- the priA gene encoding primosomal protein N', which yields MRNLYADVIVEISHEKLDRSFQYAVPEAIRERINIGSRVLIPFGRGGKIIKGYVVSLSDKPVIEASRIKEIIELISKDENSSPEEELVSLAVWMKRHYGGTLIQSLKVVLPVRSEIKEKTRRIIKLNLSAEETARVITECAAKHQKARVRLLSALADCREIDYSLLRDRLNINLNVVRGLADKGMISVDEVQEYRRPSITDEISERKIRLSSEQEDIVDSFAADFDMGIRTPALIHGVTGSGKTEVYMEIIAHVIERGGQAIMLIPEIALTFQTVMRFSRRFGDRVTYLHSRLSQGERYDQILRAQRGDVDIVIGPRSALFTPFPNLQVIIIDEEHETSYKAETVPKYHTVETAAERARLAGAALVMGSATPSVDSYMHAKRGEYKLYELKERINDSRLPEVHIVDLRDELRKGNKSVFSEKLKDLIDDRLKQKEQIMLFINRRGMAGFVSCRKCGYVIKCPHCDVSLSLHRNKKLICHYCGYEEDFKQICPECGSKYIGTMKAGTEQIEELTRKTFPSARVLRMDADTTKNKDDYQKILSSFAEGDADILVGTQMIVKGHDFSNVTLVGILAADLSLHQNDYRSAERTFALLTQAAGRAGRAEKKGEVVIQTYSPDNYAVKAAAKQDYIKFYEEESSYRRLCNYPPVGHILKILIEDPSEDEAKVMAETLFNIADSRSVGNVIGPAPDAISRIKDIYRYAVYVKDEDYEKLVLVKDACEEWRHLHNIGRSMVQFDFDA from the coding sequence ATGCGCAATCTTTATGCAGACGTGATAGTTGAAATTTCACATGAAAAGCTTGACAGAAGCTTCCAGTATGCTGTACCTGAAGCGATAAGAGAGCGTATAAATATTGGTTCGCGAGTACTTATTCCTTTTGGAAGAGGTGGAAAGATCATTAAGGGATATGTGGTATCCCTGTCAGATAAGCCAGTCATTGAGGCATCAAGAATAAAAGAGATCATTGAATTGATCTCTAAGGATGAGAACAGCAGTCCTGAGGAAGAACTTGTTTCGCTGGCTGTATGGATGAAACGTCATTATGGCGGTACTTTGATACAGTCATTAAAGGTTGTTTTGCCAGTCAGGAGTGAAATAAAAGAAAAAACCAGACGGATCATTAAATTAAACCTCTCAGCAGAAGAAACAGCACGAGTTATAACTGAATGTGCAGCAAAACATCAGAAGGCAAGAGTCAGACTTCTGTCTGCCTTAGCAGATTGTAGGGAGATTGACTATTCACTTTTGAGAGACAGACTTAACATCAACCTTAACGTTGTAAGAGGTCTTGCAGACAAGGGCATGATCAGTGTTGATGAAGTGCAGGAATATAGGCGTCCTTCTATTACAGACGAAATTTCAGAGAGAAAAATTAGATTAAGTTCAGAACAAGAGGATATAGTAGATTCATTCGCAGCAGATTTTGACATGGGGATAAGAACACCTGCGTTGATACATGGTGTCACAGGCTCCGGCAAAACCGAGGTTTATATGGAGATCATAGCCCATGTTATAGAACGTGGCGGACAGGCTATAATGCTCATACCTGAAATTGCGTTAACTTTTCAGACAGTTATGCGATTTTCAAGACGTTTTGGAGACAGGGTAACATATCTTCATTCGAGATTATCGCAGGGAGAACGCTATGATCAGATTCTCAGGGCGCAGAGAGGCGATGTGGATATAGTTATAGGTCCAAGATCTGCGCTGTTCACACCATTTCCAAATCTTCAGGTGATAATAATAGATGAAGAGCATGAAACAAGCTATAAGGCTGAAACGGTACCTAAATATCACACTGTTGAAACAGCGGCGGAAAGAGCAAGACTTGCCGGAGCGGCGTTGGTTATGGGCTCCGCGACTCCTTCGGTTGATTCTTATATGCATGCAAAACGTGGAGAATATAAGCTTTATGAGCTGAAGGAAAGGATAAATGACAGCAGGCTTCCGGAGGTTCATATAGTCGATCTGAGGGATGAACTTAGAAAAGGTAATAAATCCGTTTTTTCGGAAAAACTTAAAGATCTGATAGATGACAGGCTTAAGCAAAAAGAGCAGATAATGCTTTTTATCAATCGAAGAGGAATGGCAGGCTTTGTAAGCTGCAGAAAATGCGGTTATGTAATTAAATGTCCTCATTGCGATGTTTCCTTAAGCCTTCACAGAAATAAAAAACTTATATGTCATTATTGTGGCTATGAAGAAGATTTTAAGCAAATATGTCCGGAATGCGGTTCTAAATATATAGGCACTATGAAAGCCGGTACAGAGCAGATCGAGGAGCTTACCAGAAAGACTTTTCCTTCGGCGAGAGTACTTAGAATGGATGCCGATACTACAAAAAATAAAGACGATTATCAGAAGATATTGTCATCATTCGCAGAAGGTGATGCAGACATTCTGGTAGGAACTCAGATGATAGTGAAAGGACATGATTTTTCAAATGTTACGTTGGTCGGTATCCTGGCTGCAGATCTTTCACTTCATCAAAATGATTACCGCTCGGCGGAAAGGACGTTTGCACTTTTGACGCAGGCTGCCGGAAGAGCCGGAAGAGCTGAGAAAAAAGGCGAAGTCGTTATACAGACTTATTCACCCGATAATTATGCAGTTAAAGCGGCAGCAAAACAGGATTATATAAAATTCTATGAAGAAGAATCCAGCTATAGACGGCTTTGTAATTATCCTCCGGTAGGACATATCTTAAAGATATTAATAGAGGATCCATCAGAGGATGAGGCAAAAGTTATGGCAGAAACACTTTTCAATATTGCTGACAGCAGATCTGTGGGGAATGTCATAGGACCTGCACCTGATGCTATATCCAGAATAAAGGATATATACAGATATGCAGTATATGTAAAAGATGAAGATTATGAAAAGCTGGTATTGGTAAAAGATGCCTGCGAGGAATGGCGACATCTTCACAATATCGGCAGATCAATGGTACAGTTTGATTTTGATGCATAA
- the def gene encoding peptide deformylase produces the protein MAIREVRELGDEILTKKSKEVKEMTPRISELIDDMIDTMYESNGVGLAAVQVGVLKRIVVMDTTGEDLIVMINPKIVETSGEQTGQEGCLSVPGKAGQVTRPNYAKVVYLDRDMKPCELEGTELLARCICHECDHLDGKMYVDLVEGDLIDVRYDEEEEED, from the coding sequence ATGGCAATACGTGAAGTCAGAGAACTTGGTGATGAAATTCTTACAAAGAAAAGTAAAGAAGTTAAGGAAATGACTCCTAGGATCAGTGAACTTATTGATGACATGATAGATACTATGTATGAGTCGAATGGAGTCGGACTTGCAGCAGTGCAGGTTGGCGTTTTGAAACGTATAGTTGTTATGGATACTACAGGAGAGGATCTTATCGTTATGATAAATCCTAAGATCGTCGAGACTTCAGGTGAGCAGACAGGTCAGGAAGGCTGCCTTTCAGTTCCCGGTAAAGCCGGACAGGTTACCAGACCGAATTATGCAAAGGTTGTATACCTCGACAGGGATATGAAGCCTTGTGAACTTGAAGGAACAGAACTACTCGCAAGATGCATCTGCCATGAATGTGATCATCTTGATGGAAAAATGTATGTTGATCTTGTAGAAGGTGATCTCATCGATGTTCGTTATGATGAAGAGGAAGAAGAGGATTAA